The sequence tacacataacataaaatcacaaataagtactacacataagaaaagtactacacataagaaccaaaaaaacacaatatatacgatacaaatatataaacaatgaatataaaaaaagtaaagtggaaagtagagtgcaaaagcaaaacaggagtgcaatgtgaatgagcaatgtgcgatgtaatgtaacacagacttagggtgtgggggtgggataagagtccaggtcaggtgggggtcccgggccttgttaataaggccaactgcagccgggaagctggttttgtggcgtgaggttttggtcctgatggaccgcatcctcctgccggagggaagaacctcaaagagtttgtgacccgggtgggagggatcggccacaatcttacctgcccgcctcagggtcctagaggcgaacaggtcctgaagagttggaagattgcagccaatcaccttctcggcagaacggatgatacgctgcagtctgcctttgtcattggcagtggcagcagcgtaccagacggtgatggaggaggtgaggatggactcgatgatgcaggtgtagaagtgcaccatcattgcctttggcaggttgaacttcttcagctgccgcaggaagtacatcctctgttgagctcttttggtgagggagctgatgttcagctcccacttgaggtcctgggagatgatggtgcccagaaagcggaaggactccgcagtgtcgactggggagtctctcagggtgatgggggtgggtggggctgggttctttctaaagtctacaaccatctccactgttttcagagcatttagctccaggttgttctgaccacaccaggtcaccagatggtcaatctaccacctgtaagcggactcatccccaccagaaataagcccaatgagggtggtgtcatccgcgaacttgaggagtttgacggactggtgactggaggtgcagctgtttgtatacagggagaagagtagaggggaaagaacgcagccttgaggggagccggtgcttatggttctggaatcagagacatacttccccagcctcacatgttgcctcctgtcagacaggaagtctgtgatccacctgcaggtggagtcaggcacactcagctgggagagcttgtcctgtagcagagcaggaatgatggtattaaaggcagagctgaagtccacaaacaggatcctggcgtaggttcctgcggagtccaggtgctggagaatgaagtgaagggccatgtttactgactcgtctacagacctgttggctctgtaggcaaactgcagggggtccaggagagggtcagttGGTCAGTTGGTTTATGATCaagtgagggacagagacacacctgtcgttcccactagtCACCCAGGCTGTGCACTGTAGTTTTTCGGTCCAGGATGGaccaccctgcaaaaatgtaagaaaagctttcacagcacgacatgTACAACTATATTGTAAAAAGAAACCAATTAGTGTGCTAGCAAGATCTTCTCAGTGCCATCcgtgctgttgtttttgttttaaggggttttgcatgccttttatgttagcttgctagtttacTACTTACTGCTGCTTTAGCCTAATATTACAAATATATTGTATAAAGTACAAATAAATCTTTCTTTTGCTTATACAACTAATCTGATTACTGGATATGAATATTTCAAACACAGGTTCTGTGACTACCAGCCCTGCGTTTGACCCTTGTCACAGCTACACTGTGCTGAATGACGCCTGGAGGGCCACCACTAACCAGAACCAGTCAGTGATAAGGTGCGACCGTAACGTCCAGTGGCAGGGTTGGTACCGCATGTTCCACCAGGGGGCGAGCGTTCTGATGCctaacgtgtgtgtgcctgaccaGCGCTGCGGTACCCATGCACCTCTCTGGCTGAACGGTCCACACGCTCGCCCGGGAGAGGGCATCGTGACCAGAGAGGTGTGCGGACACTGGAATGGCGACTGCTGCCATTTCAAATCAACATCCATCCAGGTGAAAGCGTGTCCAGGAAGCTACACTGTTTACAAACTAGTGAAACCTCTTAACTGCAATCTGGCATATTGTACAGGTAAAATGCTCTTTTCTGATATATTTactatagtgtgtttgtgtccatgttacATTCACCATTGTTTCTCCTGGGAAAAGATTTTCATCTCTCATATCTATTATCTAAAACATATCTCCATACGCCACGCAGATGAAACTGCAACTCCTGCTGCTGTAACTACCCCTGCTCCATCCACTCCAGGTAAGTGATTTAACTAAACCTGCTCCAACCAGTCTATGGCCAGTTTGTCAGATCACATTGctgtgtattgtttgattttccttcataccttgtgtgtgtgtgtgtgtgtgtgtgcgtgcgcagatGTTTTTGTGATGTTATTCATTTCTGAGATGCTTAATATCCTTTATGTGGTCTTAGGAATGCAATACTGTCCTCTTTTTGCTATTCGAGTGCATTTTTGTCAAACTGACCACTggtagtgtatttgtgtgtgtgtgtgtgtgtgtgtgtgtgtgtgtgtgtgtgtgtgtgtgtgtgtgtgtgtgtgtgtgtgcacttatctGAATCCCACATTAGTTCTACACACCCCTCAAGACACATCAGCTAATGAGAGTGATCCCTGTCAATGAATGAATTTAAAATATCAAAATGAATTATACAATCTGAAGATGAAATAATGGTTTCCTATATAAAGATATAGGCTAGTGTATGATCCAGAAGGAGTCACCACTACCACCAGTAGGGGGTGCAATGCTAACTATATTTTGCTGATGTTCTTTATCTCTGTAGTATGTCTGTACTGCTGTAGTGCTGTAGGACTATGGATCTCTAAGTTTCCAACTCCTCCAGGTGTATTTTAccagagagcaagagggaaagaCACATAAAGCTACATAGAAATGTTGTATACCTATCATTTTGCTTAGGGggtaacatacagtatgtggtcTACAAGGCTCTGGTCAGTTTGGCACATTTCATAGTGATTTGTGTACTCCAGGGATACATGGCTTTCAGAAAAATAGTGAGCATCCCCCTCTGTGGTAGGGACAACCCTATTTTGGGGCCCTTGGCTCATACACTGCTACGTACAAATGGTAAACATATGTCATATTGTACAGGTAAAATGCTCTTTTCTGATATATTTactatagtgtgtttgtgtccatgttacATTCACCATTGTTTCTCCGGGGAATAGATTTTCATCTCTCATATCTATTATTTAAAACATATCTCCATACGCCACGCAGATccaacaactacaacaactgCTGCTGCAACTAGCCCTGCTCCAACCACTCCAGGTAAGTCATTTAACTAACCCTGCTCCATGTCCTTTTAATAAGTGTTGCAATAATTACTTTTCATCAACTGCTTATCTGGTCTTCTTCTTattaaaatatttgtgttcatcTAAAATTGTCATTCCACCAAAAAACTGATCAAACAAAATCACATAGGACCTCTTCACATTAAATAAAGTAAACATTCCACTGGAAGATTCTGTTAATAATAAAGATGataaagtatttaaaaaaacaaaaacaaactgatgAATCAGGCCATACACCAATCACTCAGCTACAGGGACAGGTCTTTTCACCTACTTGTACCTCTACCAttccacatactgtatgctaaAAGAAAGAAGGTTCTCTCTCTGAATAACAACCTGACTGATGACCAAATTCCAAAATAGTCAAATGAAGTTTCCTCAGATGAAGTGATGGTTCCGTGGGGACACACTTGACCTGCAGTACAGTACTTAGTGCACATTAGGCCTATTCTGCCTATTAGAATGACTTTCCTACTTTAGTGTTACAATTAGTGGTCTACTGATACATCCAGGTTTGTTCACCAATCATATTTTACCCCGTTTATTTCGGCCTATGCCTATTTGAATTAATTCTACTAATACATCTGGATTTGCCATGTTTTTGAGCAGCTGTTGTTGACCCCTGTGAAGAGCTGTACTGTACTGAGGACGAGTGGTGTGGCCAGAAAGATGGAGTCTACGGCTGCCTCTGCAATGAGGATCACCCGAGACCTTATGCTGAGTCCTATGGTAAGGTCTAATATGACTACGGACATTGTTACTACTAATGGTACTACTGCTATTAATATTACTAGATGTTGGATAGAAGTGTATTATATCCCTTCTTTATTTTCCCATATCACTCTTCCCCCCACCTTATTCacatctttccatctttctctctctttccctgtttctCAGACTCCGTGGAGTACTGTTCCAGCAGCACAGgcaccatgtctctgtctcgctgCCAGCTGTTTGAAGAAGGCTTCTCTGCTGTCGCCCTCCACCTCAACGACCCCAGCTGCAACGGCACACTCCAAGATGGCAGAGTGGAGTTCCTCTTCGACAATGAGAATCACACTTGTGGAACCACTCTGAGGGTACAACAGCTTCTACACCAAAGATTTACAAAATAAGCTATTCCTTAGAGGAGTATTGTCTTGAAGTGTTAATCTTTGAGCAAAGCCAAAATACCTGGCAAAAAATGACAAAGCCCCCAACAGTTTAAATATGTTTACTCAGAATTCACAGCAGAATATGGATGAAACCATTGTTGGTTTCTACCAAAGACATTGACCCCTGTATGTGCTGTCTGTTGTCCAACAGAGCAACAGCACCCACTTCATCTATGAGAACTTAATCCAGGGGGAGGCCAACTCAGCCGGTGGCCccatcagcagagagagacggatacaactgctcttctgctgtgtcTACCCCCTCACTCAGGCACTCTCCATGGACATGGACATCAACCCCCTGGAGAGGTTGGTTTTGCCATTATGTCCGCACTTTTGTCTCACTTTTTCTTGGTTAGTTTGCAGTGCCTTTCTCCAGTGACCAAACACAATACATTGTTTTCATAAAGAACCAGTGATTGAGGAATAGGAGAATTTAGTCTCCATGAACTACTTATAAAACACAGTGCCCCCATCCAGATAGTAGTCTCCTATTCCTGACTCATGAAACACAGTGACCCCATCCAGATAGTAGTCCACTATTCCTCACTCATAAAACACAGTGCCCCCATCCAGATAGTAGTCTTTCAcaatattaaaaacaaaacacaaatacagtgcATCAACTACTCTCCCCAAATTAAAGCCCCTCATAGAGGAACTATCACTATCATCAAAGCCTAAgctttctgcctgtctgaaaATGAACTGgaaaaaacattttgtgtttatttctacAGTGTTGTGACTAAGAAGTTACCAGGAGGTCAAGGAACCTACCGTGTCCGAATGATTCCCTATGAAGATGCAGGATTCTCTAATGCGTTCTCTGGGAATGTGACTGTGGCGGTGAACCAGCGGATGTACGTGGCTGTCCGCCTGGACGGAGTGGACAGCCGCCAGATCGCCCTGGTGATGGACTCCTGCTGGGCCACTCCTGTCAATCAGGCAGACTACCACATCCGTTGGGACCTCATCAGAAACGAGTAATTTGTACCAACTCACCAATACACCCACTCTTCCCTCTTACATACCTTACTACCAGACTATCACAAGAGCCTAAATGAATAAGGGACGTAGAGCTCTTACAACATATAAAACATATGCTATTTACCCTACCACAATATCACACGTGCTTACCACCATCATAATTTGAGTCCTTATTTGTCCAACCTTTTTTCTGTTGCTCATCATGTGGGTTTATACCCTTCTTCATAAGTCCCTATTGTCCTCACTGTCTCTTTTTCCATATGTTATTCCCCCTCTAGGTGCCCCAACCCCGATGACGACACAGTGGAGCTGCTTCAGAATGGCAACAGCACATCAGGTCGCTTCTCCTTCAAGATGTTCTTCTTCGTTGCAAACACCTCCAAGGTTTACCTGCACTGCAGCATCCACCTGTGCTTGGTGGCGAGCAACGACTGCACAGCCGTAAGTTCACCACATCTAAAGCACACCAGGAGAGAATCTGACTAGCAGAGTAATGTCAAGGTTTGGCTATAATTGTAGCCTAATATGTTCGTCACAGATGTTTTAATAAAATATAGTTTTGCTGAATGTTTGTCAGATTAGGAGCAAATGTTAAAAAGATAACTATTCTGttccttttctcttcctgtttacaGCACTGTTACCCAGGTTACCCCCAGAGGAAGCGTCGCTCTGTTGATTTCCATGACAGCGCCTCCATCTCACTGGGGCctctggttgggccagtggcaGAGCAGGTAAACATGGATAATTCAGCACTGACTACACCCAGCTAGTtggcaaatgtatgtgtgtgtatgtgtgtgtgttgcgtgtgtgtgtgtgtgtgtgtgtgtgtgtgtgtgtgtgtgtgtacaggcgtTTTGATCCTTTGTATGTAATTAGTGCTGTTAGGGATTGTAACCTACCTGACCCTAGATTAGAGATCTGGCCGTCCCACATTCACTTATTGTTGTCTGAAATGTTTCCCTTGAATCCAAATGAATTCTGTCATCTCATTTGTGGTTTTTTTCCCCAGATGGGAGAGACGTGAATGTCCCGAACCCTGTGAGGGTGTCTAAGGCCTCTGGTCAGTTTCTTGCcatgaaaaagaggaagaaattGTTAAGTGGTGATAAACATTAACATTGTATTTTGGTGTTTTCCTTAACTTTTTTGGTGAAGGGATTGTTCTTCTTAAACTAGCAACCCAACTATATAAAAGTGGGAggataaagggagagacagacagagagacagagagagagacagacagagacagacagacagatagagagacagagagacagaagttgTAATGGCCAAAGCTGCAAATAGACAAATGGCAAAACCCTCCTTCTTGCTTTAGCAATGAAGAAAATTCAAAATTCAAAGGGTttgatagggttagggttagatagggttagggtttgatAGAGGTTAGTTCCCTCAAGGGTCTGGTTTTTTAATACACTTTTTATGAATTCTATTAACAACATATAGCAAACGGttgtcatgaacacacacataaggaaatcaaataataaaatatattatttttgcctatgcaaattaggacatattcaataagtgtggagctcatgtgcatattcaaattaatttcaaaagaaacttgtaatacaaaaaaagttacttttcatctatacttttactatgtaaagttttattgtggtgggagtaaaggaaaaaaaattaagcctatttgggtgtattttgggcatattcgattagtgtataactcatttgcatattcaaattcattttcaaagaaacttgtgagacaaaaatgtttacttttcatgggtactttcattgtgtaaagttttattttgataggagtaaacaTTTTTGGAgtgtattgttgcctggcattattagcacacatctcggattgatgagaattaaacatatttcctcaactaggatttcttaggacttttagtatgttgttctggacacctcatagaaatgatctatgctgaaaaaaattattttgcaATTAGTTCTATTCAAATTGTGAAATATGATTCCTGAGGGGTTTCTGCCTTTCTGAATTAAAAAGTTAAAGGGTGGATTTATTTCAAGCTTTTTAAAATGGCTCCATTGTGATAATCCAAGGAAAAGGTGGGAAATAGCAGATGAGAAAGAGGCATAACACAGattgctgtctggccctatcgccctctctctctctatgctgtcTTCGTACTGCGTTTGCTACCTTGCAGGACTAGACAGCTAGCTTTAACTTGAATTTCAAGTGAATCCACAAGTCTAGTTCTTcttgagtttactgaagttatcagcatgcaattattcatacaggacgtttgattttgtaaaactgtctggaaccgacagaaataaagagatacataAATTTCACGTCAAATAATGTGGCATAAAGGTAGCATATGTTTAAAATAGTCTAAAAACACAATCTTCTCCATCCAACCATGGTCTGCCATGGCAAAACTGGTGTGTTCTGGACACCGTGACACCAAGAACTTTACAAATGTTTCCCTTTGTAGACAAATGTATGTTAACCTCCCATTTGTCATTCTAGCATTTATTCAAAGTCCTATAGTGGTCAATAGGCCCCACGCTTGAAACCCTGCCAGGACAATTCCCAACTTTTTATTTCAGAATCTTGTTCTGCACCCTTTATTAAAGAGATTTGACCccaatatgtttgttttgtattgtgttgtaatgtaattttgtgtaagcacattgagagccaagtcaaattccttgtttgtgcaaactgacttggccaataaaacctgattctgatattGAAGGGGTACAATATATTGTTTTCCCAGCCTAACAACTTTAGCAGTATCAGTGTATGTCAATTCGGCCTATAGAGGTAAATAGGCCACACTCTTGACAGGCTGTGAATGCCATGCGGACAACAATTCCACACGTTTTATTTCAGAATCATCTTCTACAACCTCTAATAAAGAGATCTGACCCCTacattgagggggggggggggtacaactTCATTCGTCTTGTAGTAACGGACCTTTATTTTGACATGTTGGCAACAGTTTTTGGCAGCCATTGCCAAAAACCGGATGTTTGCTTTAGGATCATCTAGGCTGGCGTAACGCAACTACGCAATAACGCTGTTATTTAGG is a genomic window of Clupea harengus chromosome 1, Ch_v2.0.2, whole genome shotgun sequence containing:
- the LOC116220253 gene encoding pancreatic secretory granule membrane major glycoprotein GP2-like, with protein sequence MNISNTGSVTTSPAFDPCHSYTVLNDAWRATTNQNQSVIRCDRNVQWQGWYRMFHQGASVLMPNVCVPDQRCAVVDPCEELYCTEDEWCGQKDGVYGCLCNEDHPRPYAESYDSVEYCSSSTGTMSLSRCQLFEEGFSAVALHLNDPSCNGTLQDGRVEFLFDNENHTCGTTLRSNSTHFIYENLIQGEANSAGGPISRERRIQLLFCCVYPLTQALSMDMDINPLESVVTKKLPGGQGTYRVRMIPYEDAGFSNAFSGNVTVAVNQRMYVAVRLDGVDSRQIALVMDSCWATPVNQADYHIRWDLIRNECPNPDDDTVELLQNGNSTSGRFSFKMFFFVANTSKVYLHCSIHLCLVASNDCTAVSYPQRKRRSVDFHDSASISLGPLVGPVAEQVNMDNSALTTPS